A part of Paenibacillus sp. IHBB 10380 genomic DNA contains:
- a CDS encoding type 1 glutamine amidotransferase domain-containing protein has protein sequence MRLSGKKVIALVDEDFEDLELWYPIYRAREEGAIVHLVGSEKGKTYMGKYGVPATSDYAYEEVESSDYDAILVPGGWAPDKLRRYGKVISLIQEMNKAKKPIGQICHAGWVLISAKILSGVTVTSTPGIRDDMENAGAIWKDESVVVDGHIISAQRPPDLPPYGKAFCDALAGK, from the coding sequence ATGAGATTAAGTGGTAAGAAAGTCATTGCCCTTGTGGATGAAGATTTCGAGGATTTAGAACTATGGTATCCGATCTATAGAGCACGTGAAGAGGGCGCTATTGTTCACCTCGTTGGATCTGAGAAGGGGAAAACATATATGGGGAAATATGGTGTACCTGCCACTAGTGATTATGCCTATGAGGAAGTAGAAAGCTCAGATTATGATGCTATTCTCGTACCCGGAGGCTGGGCTCCTGATAAACTACGTAGGTATGGCAAGGTTATTTCTCTTATACAGGAAATGAATAAAGCTAAGAAACCTATTGGGCAAATCTGTCATGCGGGTTGGGTACTTATCTCGGCTAAGATTCTAAGTGGGGTGACGGTCACCTCAACGCCTGGAATTCGGGATGATATGGAGAATGCCGGAGCGATATGGAAAGATGAGTCTGTCGTTGTTGATGGACATATTATTTCAGCACAAAGACCCCCAGATCTACCTCCATACGGTAAGGCATTCTGTGATGCATTAGCTGGGAAATAA
- a CDS encoding glucose PTS transporter subunit IIA: protein MNWLGSLQQLGRAVMLPTMVLPSAAILLSIGSLPWEAWGLSSVAEVSTWAGQAIFYFLPYLFSVGVAWGLANQAGPAGLAALAGMFVYDQVTGHLGNGGIQPSTLIGIIFGIIAGVSYNRFRNIKLPEIVQFFGGSRFVLLIVGLFSAGFSWAMVGIAPLLQRGLNELTFIMTQLGGFGLFVYGMLYRILTAFGLHHLLNNVFWFQVGTFTTADGTVIQGDLPRYFAGDPTAGIFMAGLFPIMMFALPGIAFAITHEAREDLKPKIKKTFLTAALVCFLTGVSEQIEFAFLFVAPYLFIVHVVLSGLAMSLTYALDIHHGFSYSAGVIDYILNFHLSHNAWMLLPIGVGYGLIYYLLFRWAIRRFRIPTPGREEGSVLEDWGGSIPYQAPLILEALGGKSNIVQVESCITRLRLTVKNDRLIDSNGLKSLGSAGLIKLGGGNVQVVFGTYSELIREEVNKLMQRDLQQVLFNAPVKGVMLPIEEVPDHIFAAKLVGNGVAFLPERDELVSPVYGTVIHVYPTMHALGISTPEGLEVLLHIGIDTSQLKGGHFTAMVKEGDSVVPGQLLVKFDLPYLRNHAASLVTPMVITNPERVRSWSFAPFKSVKKGQASVMSVVLHDRNVGGFES, encoded by the coding sequence TTGAATTGGTTGGGATCTTTACAACAGCTCGGTAGAGCAGTCATGCTCCCTACAATGGTGCTACCTTCTGCTGCTATTTTGTTGAGTATCGGCAGTCTGCCTTGGGAAGCATGGGGTCTTTCATCCGTAGCAGAAGTAAGTACGTGGGCAGGACAAGCCATTTTTTATTTCTTGCCTTACCTATTCTCTGTTGGAGTAGCATGGGGACTTGCCAATCAAGCTGGGCCAGCGGGTCTTGCGGCATTGGCTGGAATGTTTGTCTACGATCAAGTGACGGGACATCTTGGGAATGGCGGTATCCAACCTTCTACATTAATCGGGATTATATTTGGGATTATAGCAGGTGTCTCATATAACCGATTTCGAAATATTAAGCTTCCGGAAATCGTTCAATTTTTCGGCGGATCAAGATTTGTTCTACTGATCGTTGGACTTTTTTCAGCTGGATTTTCTTGGGCAATGGTTGGAATAGCACCTCTTTTGCAGAGGGGTCTTAATGAATTGACCTTTATTATGACACAGCTGGGTGGATTCGGGTTGTTCGTATATGGCATGTTATACCGAATTCTAACCGCGTTTGGATTACATCATTTGCTCAATAATGTATTTTGGTTTCAAGTGGGAACCTTTACCACAGCTGATGGGACTGTTATCCAGGGGGATTTACCCCGTTATTTTGCGGGTGATCCTACAGCCGGAATTTTCATGGCGGGATTATTTCCGATCATGATGTTTGCACTGCCAGGGATTGCCTTTGCGATTACCCATGAGGCTCGTGAGGATCTTAAACCTAAGATCAAGAAGACATTCTTAACAGCTGCTTTAGTCTGTTTTTTGACAGGAGTGTCTGAGCAAATTGAATTTGCATTTTTATTTGTTGCTCCTTATTTATTTATAGTGCACGTTGTTTTGTCAGGTTTAGCGATGTCTCTTACATATGCACTGGACATCCATCATGGCTTCTCATATTCAGCAGGAGTTATTGATTACATACTTAATTTCCATCTATCCCACAATGCCTGGATGCTACTTCCGATTGGTGTAGGGTATGGACTGATCTATTACTTGTTATTCAGATGGGCAATCCGGAGGTTTCGGATTCCGACACCTGGACGAGAAGAAGGATCTGTACTGGAAGATTGGGGAGGGAGTATTCCTTATCAAGCGCCACTTATACTAGAGGCACTTGGTGGAAAGTCCAATATTGTACAAGTTGAATCCTGTATTACACGTCTTCGCCTAACGGTCAAAAATGACAGATTGATCGATAGTAATGGACTTAAATCGTTGGGTTCGGCAGGACTGATCAAGTTGGGTGGGGGTAATGTTCAAGTTGTGTTTGGTACGTACTCTGAACTTATTCGTGAGGAAGTGAACAAGCTGATGCAAAGAGATCTGCAGCAAGTATTGTTCAATGCACCCGTTAAGGGAGTCATGCTACCCATCGAAGAAGTGCCAGATCACATTTTTGCGGCCAAATTGGTGGGCAATGGTGTAGCCTTTCTGCCGGAACGAGATGAATTGGTATCTCCCGTGTATGGAACAGTTATTCATGTATATCCAACGATGCATGCCCTTGGTATTTCTACACCAGAGGGGCTTGAGGTACTGCTTCATATCGGAATAGATACTTCTCAATTGAAGGGTGGACATTTCACAGCTATGGTTAAAGAAGGGGATAGTGTAGTTCCAGGGCAATTGCTTGTCAAATTTGATTTACCGTATCTTCGCAACCACGCTGCTTCATTAGTAACACCTATGGTTATTACTAATCCAGAGCGAGTGAGATCTTGGAGCTTTGCTCCTTTTAAAAGTGTTAAAAAAGGGCAGGCATCCGTAATGTCTGTTGTTCTACACGACAGGAATGTTGGAGGGTTTGAATCATGA
- the aroA gene encoding 3-phosphoshikimate 1-carboxyvinyltransferase: MDVIVRPTPELKGTIGALSSKNYTTRYLLVAALAEGTSTIYYPAHSEDSDAMRRCIQDLGAVLEEDEEKAVITGFGRHPKDIKELNVGNAGAVLRFLMGIATLCPEVTFVNTYPDSLGKRPHDDLIEALGLLGVEVDHNNGRLPITIRGGQPKGGKISVSGAVSSQYLSALLFLTPLLAEDSEIEVLDDLKSKVVIGQTLEVLEQAGIVIHVSEDYMHFRVPGGQSYQAKTYTVQGDYPGSAAVLAAAAVTQSDVVIERLPVYSKQGERAIIDVLKMMEVPLTHENDIVRVQGNGHLKAVEFDGDAATDAVLAMVAAAVFAEGTSRFYNVENLRYKECDRITDYLNELRKAGANVEERQAEIIVHGRPEGVEGGVEINAHYDHRVIMALSIVGLRSKNPIIIKDAHHVAKSYPQYFDHIRALGAKVEWVQ; the protein is encoded by the coding sequence ATGGACGTTATCGTTAGACCGACACCGGAGTTGAAGGGAACCATTGGAGCTTTATCTTCCAAAAATTATACAACACGCTACTTGCTTGTAGCTGCATTAGCCGAAGGAACGAGTACGATCTATTATCCTGCACATAGTGAAGATAGCGATGCTATGAGACGCTGTATTCAGGATTTAGGTGCCGTTCTAGAAGAGGACGAGGAGAAGGCTGTAATCACAGGGTTTGGCAGACACCCCAAGGATATTAAGGAGCTTAATGTAGGTAACGCAGGGGCTGTATTACGCTTCCTCATGGGTATCGCCACATTGTGCCCGGAGGTTACTTTTGTTAATACATATCCTGATTCTTTGGGGAAGAGACCTCATGATGATTTAATAGAAGCACTGGGATTATTAGGAGTTGAAGTAGATCACAACAACGGACGATTACCAATAACGATCCGGGGCGGGCAACCTAAGGGTGGTAAGATAAGCGTATCAGGAGCTGTGAGCTCTCAATATTTAAGTGCACTCCTCTTTCTAACACCGCTATTGGCTGAAGATAGCGAAATTGAAGTGTTGGATGATTTGAAATCTAAAGTTGTTATTGGTCAGACCCTTGAAGTACTTGAACAAGCGGGAATCGTGATTCATGTGTCCGAGGATTACATGCATTTTCGAGTGCCTGGAGGACAGTCCTATCAAGCGAAAACCTATACAGTACAAGGGGATTATCCTGGATCTGCGGCAGTTCTTGCTGCGGCAGCCGTCACTCAATCTGATGTCGTGATCGAACGGTTACCTGTATACAGTAAACAAGGAGAACGTGCCATTATCGATGTGCTTAAGATGATGGAGGTTCCGCTTACCCATGAGAACGATATTGTACGTGTCCAAGGGAACGGTCACTTAAAGGCTGTGGAGTTCGATGGAGATGCTGCTACAGATGCCGTACTAGCTATGGTAGCCGCAGCAGTGTTCGCAGAAGGAACCTCTCGTTTCTATAATGTAGAGAACTTACGGTACAAAGAGTGTGATCGAATTACTGATTATTTAAATGAGCTTCGTAAAGCAGGCGCTAATGTGGAGGAACGGCAAGCAGAAATTATTGTACATGGTCGTCCAGAAGGTGTTGAAGGTGGCGTAGAGATTAACGCCCATTACGACCATCGTGTGATTATGGCTCTTAGTATTGTAGGACTGCGTTCTAAGAACCCAATTATAATTAAGGATGCTCATCATGTGGCTAAATCCTACCCTCAGTATTTCGATCATATTCGAGCGCTTGGCGCAAAGGTAGAATGGGTACAATAG
- the ccpA gene encoding catabolite control protein A — translation MTVTIYDVAREAGVSMATVSRVVNNNPNVKPQTRKKVFEAIERLGYRPNAVARGLASKKTTTVGVVIPDISNSIFAEIARGIEDIANMYHYNIILCNADKKKEKEIRVINTLLEKQVDGLLFMGGTVTEEHIHAFQSSAVPIVLCATRDDNGNYPSVDIDHETAAFDAVNTLIRHGHREIGMISGTLQDPANGYSRFQGYKKALETAGIEYQEDWVRIGNYRYESGVEAMKYFLGLKKKPTAIFAATDEMAIGAIHSIQDEGLKVPDDFSIISVDNIHMASMVRPQLTTVAQPMYDLGAVAMRLLTKLMKKENVENPRVILPHETILRLSVSHVNE, via the coding sequence TTGACGGTAACCATTTACGATGTGGCACGTGAAGCAGGCGTATCCATGGCCACGGTTTCGAGGGTTGTAAATAATAACCCCAACGTGAAGCCTCAGACCCGAAAGAAAGTATTTGAAGCTATTGAACGTTTAGGATATCGACCCAATGCAGTGGCTAGAGGTCTTGCAAGTAAGAAGACGACGACTGTGGGTGTCGTAATACCGGACATCTCAAACTCTATATTTGCAGAAATTGCTCGCGGTATTGAAGATATTGCAAACATGTATCATTACAATATCATTCTATGTAATGCGGACAAGAAGAAAGAAAAGGAAATTCGTGTTATTAATACATTATTGGAGAAGCAGGTAGATGGATTGCTGTTCATGGGCGGAACCGTAACAGAAGAACACATTCATGCTTTCCAATCTTCTGCTGTACCCATTGTACTATGTGCTACGAGAGATGATAATGGTAACTATCCATCAGTTGACATTGACCATGAGACTGCTGCATTTGATGCTGTAAATACATTAATTCGTCATGGACACCGTGAAATTGGCATGATTAGTGGCACGCTTCAAGATCCAGCAAACGGTTATTCTAGATTCCAAGGTTATAAGAAGGCGCTTGAAACAGCTGGTATTGAATATCAAGAAGACTGGGTTCGGATCGGTAATTACCGCTATGAGTCTGGTGTTGAAGCTATGAAATATTTCTTAGGTCTTAAGAAGAAGCCGACGGCTATATTTGCTGCAACGGATGAGATGGCAATTGGTGCTATTCATAGCATTCAGGATGAAGGACTTAAAGTACCAGACGACTTCTCTATTATTAGCGTGGACAATATTCACATGGCCTCTATGGTACGCCCACAACTGACTACAGTGGCTCAGCCAATGTATGACTTAGGCGCCGTTGCTATGCGGTTGTTAACTAAGCTGATGAAGAAAGAGAATGTGGAGAACCCAAGGGTTATTTTGCCGCATGAGACGATCCTTCGCCTTTCTGTTAGTCATGTGAACGAATAA
- a CDS encoding CoA-binding protein, translating into MSFTNPTREQIGVILEKAGNIAVVGLSDQSDRTSYMVAYAMQLKGYRIIPVNPVAKDKQILGEVCYSSLKDIPEPVDIVNVFRRSEYCAAVAQEAVDIGAKVLWLQQGIISDEAAKIAEENGLAVIMDRCIKVEDSLALSHRGKKE; encoded by the coding sequence ATGTCATTTACGAATCCGACTCGTGAACAAATTGGTGTGATTCTAGAGAAGGCTGGCAATATTGCAGTGGTAGGGTTATCTGATCAATCCGATCGCACTTCTTATATGGTTGCCTATGCAATGCAATTGAAAGGGTATCGAATTATTCCTGTCAATCCAGTGGCTAAGGATAAGCAAATACTCGGTGAGGTCTGTTATTCATCGCTTAAGGATATTCCTGAGCCTGTTGACATTGTTAATGTATTTCGACGTAGTGAATATTGCGCAGCAGTGGCTCAAGAAGCCGTAGACATCGGGGCGAAGGTACTTTGGTTACAACAAGGTATCATAAGTGATGAGGCAGCTAAGATCGCTGAAGAGAATGGCCTGGCCGTTATAATGGATCGATGCATTAAGGTAGAGGATTCATTAGCTCTAAGTCATCGTGGTAAGAAAGAATAA
- the acsA gene encoding acetate--CoA ligase: protein MELHLSEQLPSVNSSSNMGDYNAALEQFNWEDVERQFSWYETGQVNMAYEAIDRHVKEGRGDKTALLYSDASREESYTFAQLSERSNQFGNILRDHGIGKGDRVFIFMPRSPELYICLLGILKVGAVVGPLFEAFMETAVKDRLEDSGARALITTPELYGRVQRQELPELKHVIIVGDSAEQNGDTISYQEEMKNASQDLEIEFLDRNDGLIMHYTSGSTGKPKGVYHVQNAMIQHYYSAKVVLDLQEDDIYWCTADPGWVTGTSYGIFAPWLHGVTNVVRGGRFSPQDWYATIEKYKVTVWYSAPTAFRMLMGAGNDLISKYDLSSLRHVLSVGEPLNPEVIRWGNSAYGHRIHDTWWMTETGGQMICNYPSMTIKLGSMGRPLPGIEATIKDDNGNTVPPYTMGNLAIKSPWPSMMSQIWNNPQKYQEYFRVEGWYISGDSAYMDEEGYFFFQGRIDDVINSSGERIGPFEVESKLLEHPAVAEAGVIGKPDVVRGEIIKAFISLREGYTPTQELKDEIYQFVKVGLSAHAAPREIEFKDKLPKTRSGKIMRRVLKAWELHLPEGDLSTIED, encoded by the coding sequence ATGGAACTTCATCTTAGCGAACAATTGCCAAGTGTAAACTCTTCGTCCAATATGGGGGATTACAATGCGGCCCTTGAGCAATTTAATTGGGAGGATGTAGAACGGCAATTTAGTTGGTACGAAACAGGACAAGTTAACATGGCATATGAAGCGATTGATCGTCATGTAAAAGAAGGACGAGGAGACAAAACAGCGTTATTGTACAGTGATGCTTCTCGGGAAGAATCCTATACTTTTGCTCAATTAAGTGAACGTTCTAATCAGTTTGGTAACATTTTACGTGATCATGGCATCGGTAAGGGAGATCGTGTATTTATATTTATGCCTCGTAGCCCAGAATTGTATATTTGCCTGCTTGGAATTCTTAAAGTAGGTGCTGTGGTAGGACCACTATTTGAAGCATTTATGGAGACAGCAGTCAAAGACCGATTGGAAGATAGTGGGGCCCGGGCGTTAATTACGACTCCTGAGCTATATGGAAGGGTCCAGAGACAAGAGCTACCTGAGCTGAAGCATGTCATTATTGTAGGTGATAGCGCAGAACAGAATGGAGATACGATTAGCTATCAAGAAGAGATGAAGAATGCATCTCAGGATCTTGAAATAGAATTTCTAGATCGAAATGATGGTTTGATTATGCACTATACTTCGGGCTCTACAGGTAAGCCCAAAGGGGTCTATCATGTTCAGAATGCGATGATCCAGCATTATTATTCAGCGAAGGTTGTGCTCGATTTACAAGAGGATGATATATACTGGTGTACTGCCGATCCTGGATGGGTGACAGGGACGTCCTATGGTATATTTGCTCCATGGTTACATGGAGTAACAAATGTTGTCCGTGGGGGACGTTTCAGCCCACAGGATTGGTATGCAACCATCGAGAAATATAAAGTCACGGTATGGTATAGTGCTCCAACAGCTTTTCGTATGTTGATGGGTGCAGGTAATGATCTCATATCTAAGTACGATCTGAGTAGTCTTAGACATGTACTATCTGTAGGTGAGCCACTAAATCCTGAGGTAATCCGTTGGGGGAATAGTGCATATGGTCACCGAATTCATGATACTTGGTGGATGACAGAAACAGGCGGTCAGATGATCTGTAACTATCCAAGTATGACCATTAAGCTTGGATCAATGGGACGTCCGCTACCTGGGATTGAGGCAACGATTAAGGATGACAATGGGAATACAGTACCTCCCTATACGATGGGGAACTTAGCTATTAAGTCACCTTGGCCATCTATGATGAGTCAGATATGGAATAATCCTCAGAAATACCAAGAGTATTTCCGTGTAGAGGGATGGTACATTTCAGGAGATTCAGCTTATATGGATGAGGAAGGTTACTTCTTTTTCCAAGGACGAATTGATGATGTCATTAATTCATCGGGTGAACGAATCGGACCCTTTGAGGTGGAGAGTAAATTATTAGAACACCCAGCGGTAGCTGAAGCGGGAGTAATTGGTAAACCAGATGTCGTTCGTGGAGAGATTATTAAGGCATTCATATCACTTCGAGAAGGATATACACCAACTCAGGAGCTGAAGGATGAAATATATCAGTTTGTGAAGGTGGGGCTATCTGCTCATGCAGCACCGCGTGAAATTGAGTTCAAAGATAAATTACCAAAGACTCGATCTGGGAAAATTATGCGCCGGGTATTGAAGGCGTGGGAGCTACATCTTCCAGAAGGTGACTTATCTACGATTGAGGATTAA
- a CDS encoding GNAT family N-acetyltransferase: MKHPKYYHVHPLPWRDSCLIIEGPIAPERLAELSMHPDLDAFRPPSEQHKALIEIANLPEGRIIITRDEQTIVGYVTFHYADEQERWSQEHMIDLIELGAIEVADDYRSLGIGQKMITTAFEDNQMEQYIVFTTEYYWHWDLKGSGLSVWDYRKMMEKLMKIVDMEWYATDDPEICSHPANCLMVRMGRDVPLSSKEQFDHIRFQQRFMY, from the coding sequence ATCAAACACCCCAAATACTACCATGTTCATCCATTACCCTGGCGTGATTCTTGCTTAATAATTGAGGGGCCTATTGCGCCTGAACGATTAGCCGAGTTATCAATGCATCCTGATCTAGACGCCTTTCGTCCTCCTTCTGAACAACATAAAGCCTTAATTGAAATTGCTAATCTGCCTGAAGGAAGAATTATAATTACAAGAGATGAACAGACGATTGTTGGCTACGTGACATTCCATTATGCGGACGAGCAAGAACGCTGGTCTCAAGAGCACATGATCGATCTCATTGAACTTGGTGCTATAGAAGTTGCAGATGATTACCGTTCCTTGGGAATTGGACAAAAGATGATTACAACGGCCTTTGAGGATAATCAGATGGAACAATATATCGTGTTTACGACAGAATATTATTGGCATTGGGATTTAAAGGGAAGTGGATTAAGTGTGTGGGATTATCGGAAAATGATGGAGAAATTGATGAAAATCGTCGATATGGAATGGTATGCGACCGATGACCCTGAAATATGTTCCCACCCCGCCAATTGCCTAATGGTTCGAATGGGCAGAGATGTCCCCTTATCTTCTAAGGAGCAATTCGATCATATTCGGTTCCAGCAGCGTTTTATGTATTAA
- a CDS encoding 5'-methylthioadenosine/adenosylhomocysteine nucleosidase codes for MNFSNKKEEIEVSNYKETIGLIGAMNEEVELLLSEMERSEEVTKAGVHYVTGTLHGKSIVVCKSGVGKVNAAVTTQILIDQFSASKVLFTGVAGAVHPDLNIGDIVISSVCIQHDVDVTALGFSRGEIPYQETSAFPADEQLISLAEQACLEVCDGNYRVGKVLSGDQFIASRDTVAWLSEHMDGACVEMEGAAVAQVCHMNSVPFVIIRSMSDKADGSAHVNFAEFTVASAQRSHDILENMLSKM; via the coding sequence ATGAATTTTAGTAATAAGAAGGAGGAAATAGAAGTGTCTAATTATAAAGAAACTATTGGTCTTATAGGGGCTATGAATGAAGAGGTAGAATTGCTTTTGTCTGAGATGGAGAGAAGTGAAGAGGTCACGAAGGCTGGAGTACATTACGTCACAGGCACACTGCATGGTAAGTCGATCGTTGTATGTAAGTCTGGCGTAGGTAAAGTGAATGCTGCTGTTACGACACAGATCCTAATTGATCAGTTCTCTGCTTCCAAGGTCCTATTTACCGGTGTAGCAGGCGCAGTTCATCCAGACCTAAATATCGGTGATATCGTCATCTCTTCAGTTTGTATTCAACATGATGTAGATGTAACGGCTTTAGGATTCTCACGTGGGGAAATACCTTACCAAGAAACGTCCGCGTTTCCAGCAGATGAGCAGTTGATATCTTTAGCAGAGCAAGCTTGTCTTGAAGTGTGTGACGGGAACTATAGAGTAGGCAAAGTACTCTCAGGCGATCAATTTATTGCTAGTAGAGATACAGTTGCATGGCTTAGTGAGCACATGGACGGTGCCTGCGTAGAGATGGAAGGTGCTGCGGTTGCCCAAGTATGCCATATGAATAGTGTGCCATTTGTTATCATTCGTTCGATGTCTGACAAGGCGGATGGATCGGCACATGTTAATTTCGCTGAATTTACTGTCGCTTCGGCTCAGCGCTCTCATGACATCTTAGAGAATATGTTAAGCAAAATGTAA
- the ptsP gene encoding phosphoenolpyruvate--protein phosphotransferase, producing the protein MIQGIGAAAGVAIGKAFVLPSWEWDLPESRMDAVDLAKEFERLYEGIRTSRDEIEFIRNEFKEVVGGEESSIFDAHLAILEDPVFMNEIQGIIERQYKAAEVAVKEAIDHFVTMFDLLDDEYMKERALDIKDVGNRLLKHLLGAPEITLPVDTQPYILVAKELSPSQFVHLNPSHVLGIVTLVGGKTSHSAIMARAMGIPLVSGLENKLETPIQTGDLLVIDGDQGHVYIHPNDAKVVQYEAIRKKQQQKKDQLQLLSAVDAVTKDGTKIHLAANISSVKEMDLALKFGATGVGLFRTEFLYMDRTSFPSENEQFEVYRRVAEQIVMGSVVIRTLDIGGDKQLDYFSLPEEDNPFLGYRAIRISLDRKPLFKTQLSAILRASAYGNVKIMFPMISSVDEVKQAKDIVREAMAELDERGLAYDANIQIGIMIEVPAAVTIADLLAEESDFFSIGTNDLVQYVLAVDRMNEQIAHMYHPFHPAILRMLKMTVEAAHAANIPVSVCGEMAGDERAIPLWLELGVNDLSMSPQSLLRMKHRLLNTNAADDRQVAKDCFKMRTNSEIEGILTHYHESHGSSRSMAKD; encoded by the coding sequence ATGATACAAGGCATCGGCGCTGCGGCAGGCGTAGCAATAGGTAAGGCATTTGTTCTTCCGAGTTGGGAATGGGATCTCCCTGAGTCTAGAATGGATGCTGTAGATTTAGCCAAGGAGTTTGAGCGGCTCTATGAAGGTATTCGTACTTCTAGAGATGAGATCGAGTTCATCAGGAACGAATTCAAAGAGGTGGTTGGAGGGGAAGAATCCAGTATTTTTGATGCCCACCTTGCTATTCTAGAAGATCCTGTTTTTATGAATGAAATTCAAGGTATCATTGAACGCCAATATAAAGCGGCAGAAGTTGCAGTGAAAGAAGCCATTGATCATTTTGTCACGATGTTCGATTTGCTAGATGATGAGTACATGAAGGAACGGGCATTAGATATTAAGGATGTAGGGAACCGATTATTAAAACATTTGCTGGGGGCACCTGAAATTACACTCCCAGTGGATACGCAACCTTATATTCTAGTGGCCAAAGAACTTTCACCGTCTCAATTCGTGCATCTTAACCCTTCACACGTGCTAGGCATTGTAACCTTAGTAGGTGGCAAAACATCACATTCGGCTATTATGGCACGCGCGATGGGAATTCCACTGGTATCGGGGCTTGAGAATAAACTTGAGACGCCTATTCAGACAGGGGATTTACTCGTCATTGATGGAGATCAGGGGCATGTGTACATTCACCCAAATGATGCTAAGGTAGTACAGTATGAAGCTATTCGGAAAAAGCAACAGCAGAAGAAAGATCAGCTCCAGCTGCTCTCTGCCGTGGACGCGGTTACGAAAGACGGGACAAAGATACACCTTGCTGCAAATATTAGTTCGGTTAAAGAAATGGACCTAGCGTTGAAGTTTGGTGCGACTGGGGTTGGTTTGTTTCGAACAGAGTTTCTCTATATGGACCGGACTTCCTTTCCAAGTGAGAATGAGCAATTCGAAGTTTATCGCCGTGTAGCCGAGCAAATCGTGATGGGGTCTGTCGTGATTCGAACGCTTGATATTGGGGGAGATAAGCAGCTTGATTATTTCTCTTTACCAGAAGAAGATAATCCCTTCCTAGGATACCGGGCTATCCGAATTAGTCTGGATCGTAAGCCATTGTTCAAAACTCAATTAAGTGCGATCCTACGGGCCAGTGCTTACGGCAATGTTAAGATTATGTTTCCAATGATTTCATCTGTTGATGAAGTGAAACAAGCTAAAGACATAGTACGCGAAGCGATGGCTGAGCTAGATGAACGAGGACTGGCTTATGATGCTAATATTCAGATTGGTATCATGATTGAAGTGCCTGCTGCCGTAACGATAGCGGATTTACTTGCAGAAGAAAGTGATTTCTTCAGCATAGGTACCAACGATCTAGTGCAATACGTATTAGCTGTGGATCGTATGAATGAGCAAATTGCTCATATGTACCATCCCTTCCATCCAGCGATATTAAGGATGCTTAAAATGACTGTGGAAGCAGCACATGCAGCAAATATCCCAGTGAGTGTCTGTGGTGAGATGGCAGGAGATGAGCGTGCGATTCCATTATGGCTTGAGCTTGGAGTAAATGATTTAAGTATGTCTCCGCAATCATTACTTAGAATGAAACATCGTTTATTAAATACCAATGCTGCCGATGATCGGCAAGTTGCCAAAGACTGTTTCAAGATGCGTACGAATTCTGAGATAGAGGGCATTCTAACTCATTATCATGAATCCCATGGCAGTAGTCGTTCCATGGCTAAAGATTAA
- the ytxJ gene encoding bacillithiol system redox-active protein YtxJ, which translates to MATMTRLTTNEQLQSALETSGDKPLLVFKHSTRCPISSRAYEEVMTYLQDKPNESVEYAIIYVVEDRTVSNEAASLIGIRHESPQLILVNVGKPTWHTSHSHITSDALKEQLH; encoded by the coding sequence ATGGCTACAATGACTAGACTAACTACAAATGAGCAATTACAATCCGCATTGGAGACGTCAGGGGACAAGCCTTTACTTGTTTTTAAACATAGTACTCGTTGTCCTATAAGCAGTAGGGCATATGAAGAGGTTATGACTTACTTACAGGATAAGCCTAATGAGTCCGTTGAGTATGCGATTATTTATGTAGTAGAAGATCGAACAGTGTCGAATGAAGCAGCTTCTTTAATCGGTATTAGACATGAATCTCCTCAACTGATTCTAGTCAATGTTGGTAAACCAACTTGGCATACTTCACATTCTCATATTACTTCTGATGCACTGAAAGAACAATTGCATTAG